One part of the Solea solea chromosome 1, fSolSol10.1, whole genome shotgun sequence genome encodes these proteins:
- the LOC131462987 gene encoding phosphatidate phosphatase LPIN2-like, with translation MNYVGQLAGQVLVTVKELYKGINQATLSGCIDVIVVRQADGTFQCSPFHVRFGKLGVLRSKEKVIDVEINGEPVELHMKLGDNGEAFFVQETEQHNEVVPAHLVTSPLPTQEALFRSRESRCGGSSGETGLPLGPDDLVSANTQPCTNSASKKKKRRRKKHKAEPRREEQTSSPAGVDLELCDPSSDDEHNSHSGQASSLSIMNSSMDNRQHSPLTALEWDSYPFSDSDWSPCTGRETSEPKSDSELIVKPAGNSFRTESHMQWTWGEFPESTRVNRKDKTEPKLLTINPSENTHFRVILSSEAMEEEFREVERNTDLIYSVVKPEPRTYKLNRCSCKPQAPKALSHDTNMSEDKPDLSHSVCHECSSAPSSNNSAPNTKTVRKARWTSSPPNRRDCGSAASVGSDMTGDATPGASSKPTDSPVKRRDVRKRSQHLGPEDIYLDDLKVLDPDVAALYFPKSESEQVPKHWVKSGQCSGSQSPQSVSSGAADSGTECLSDSAGDLPDVTLSLCGGVGENSEISKERFMEHIVNYNDFADNPAIIDNPNLVVRIANRYYNWTLAAPLILSMQAFQKNLPKATEEAWVKEKMPKRSGRWWFWRKSSVKQSSTESKLERQESQSGESPVPHQAPETQHKTSEWSSDEETKEFDAVTPALKPTERVQTEATAATAAPCLSYKKSLRLSSEQIARLKLREGPNDVTFSITTQYQGTCRCVGTIYLWNWDDRVIISDIDGTITKSDVFGQILPQLGKDWTHQGIAKLYHSVHENGYKFLYCSARAIGMADMTRGYLHWVNDRGTLLPQGPLMLSPSSLFSAFHREIIEKKPEKFKIECLTDIKNLFLPNTCPFYAAFGNRESDVFAYKQVGVSECRIFTVNPKGELILEKAKGNKTSYSRLSELVEHVFPLRSAQHSATFSCPEFSSFCFWRQPIAEVCFEELL, from the exons ATGAACTACGTGGGGCAGCTGGCTGGTCAGGTGCTGGTGACAGTGAAGGAGCTCTACAAGGGGATAAATCAGGCCACGCTGTCAGGCTGCATCGACGTGATCGTGGTGCGGCAGGCTGACGGCACGTTCCAGTGCTCGCCGTTCCACGTCCGCTTCGGAAAACTCGGTGTCCTGCGTTCCAAGGAGAAAGTG ATCGACGTAGAAATCAACGGCGAGCCCGTGGAGCTGCACATGAAGCTCGGAGACAACGGAGAAGCCTTTTTTGTTCAGGAGACCGAGCAGCACAAT GAGGTCGTCCCTGCTCATCTGGTGACCTCACCTCTCCCCACACAAGAGGCTTTGTTCAGGAGCAGAGAGTCCAGATGTGGGGGATCATCAGGAGAGACCGGTCTGCCACTGGGTCCAGACGACCTGGTCTCTGCTAACACGCAGCCGTGCACCAACTCAgccagcaagaagaagaagaggcgcAGGAAGAAGCACAAAGCTGAGCCACGCAGGGAGGAGCAAACCAGCTCACCTGCAGGTGTGGACCTGGAGCTGTGTGATCCCAGTTCAGATGACGAGCACAATTCACACAGTGGACA GGCGTCTTCACTCTCCATCATGAACAGCAGCATGGACAACAGACAACATTCCCCTCTCACTGCTCTTGAATGGGACAGCTACCCTTTCTCCGACAGCGACTGGTCACCCTGCACTGG CAGGGAGACGTCCGAGCCCAAGAGTGACTCCGAGCTGATTGTGAAGCCAGCGGGGAATTCATTCAGGACCGAGTCCCACATGCAGTGGACGTGGGGGGAGTTTCCAGAATCCACCAGG GTCAACAGAAAGGACAAAacagagccaaagttgttgacCATCAACCCGTCAGAGAACACACATTTCAGGGTCATCTTGAGCTCGGAAGCAATGGAGGAAGAGTTCAGGGAAGTAGAGAGGAACACAGATCTGATATACAGCGTTGTCAAACCAGAGCCTCGAACCTACAAACTTAATCGGTGCAGCTGCAAACCACAGGCCCCCAAAGCCTTGTCACATGATACAAACATGAGTGAGGACAAACCAGACCTTTCACATTCAGTGTGCCATGAATGTTCATCAGCGCCATCTTCTAATAACTCCGCCCCCAACACGAAAACTGTGCGTAAAGCCAGGTGGACATCTTCTCCACCCAACCGCAGAGACTGCGGCTCTGCTGCCAGCGTAGGCAGCGACATGACAGGAGACGCCACACCAGGAGCCTCCTCCAAACCCACAGACTCCCCCGTCAAGAGGAGAG atgtgaggaagaggagccaACATCTGGGACCTGAAGACATTTACCTGGATGATCTGAAAGTGCTCGACCCTGATGTTGCCGCTCTGTACTTCCCAAAAAG TGAGTCCGAGcaggttcccaaacactgggtgaAGTCAGGACAGTGCTCTGGATCCCAATCGCCGCAGTCGGTGAGCAGCGGCGCGGCAGACAGCGGCACAGAGTGTCTGTCTGACTCTGCTGGTGACCTTCCTGACGTCACACTGTCGCTGTGCGGAGGCGTCGGGGAGAACTCTGAGATCTCCAAAG AAAGGTTCATGGAGCACATTGTCAACTACAACGACTTTGCAGACAATCCTGCGATTATTGATAACCCCAACCTTGTGGTCAGGATTGCAAACAG gtATTACAACTGGACACTTGCTGCACCGTTGATACTCAGCATGCAGGCTTTTCAGAAGAACTTGCCAAAG GCTACAGAGGAGGCCTGGGTGAAGGAGAAAATGCCAAAGAGGTCTGGACGCTGGTGGTTCTGGAGAAAGAGCAGCGTGAAGCAG tctTCAACTGAGTCCAAGTTAGAGAGACAGGAGTCGCAGAGCGGAGAGAGTCCTGTCCCCCACCAGGCTccagaaacaca GCACAAAACATCAGAATGGTCCAGCGATGAAGAAACGAAAGAGTTTGACGCCGTCACACCTGCTCTGAAGCCGACTGAGCGTGTGCAGACTGAAgccacagcagcaacagcagctcctTGTCTCTCCTACAAGAAATCCCTCCGTCTGTCGTCTGAGCAGATA gcCAGACTGAAGCTGCGCGAGGGGCCCAATGACGTCACCTTCAGCATAACCACGCAATACCAGGGGACATGTCGCTGCGTCGGCACCATCTACCTGTGGAACTGGGACGACAGAGTTATCATCTCTGACATCGATGGCACCATCACCAA GTCAGATGTGTTTGGTCAGATTCTGCCTCAGCTGGGTAAAGACTGGACACACCAAGGAATCGCTAAGCTTTACCACTCTGTGCACGA GAACGGCTACAAGTTCCTGTACTGTTCGGCCCGGGCGATCGGCATGGCTGACATGACGCGGGGATACCTGCACTGGGTGAACGACAGAGGGACACTCCTGCCTCAGGGACCTCTCATGCTGTCCCCCAGTAGCCTCTTCTCTGCCTTCCACAG AGAGATCATAGAAAAGAAGCCTGAGAAGTTTAAGATCGAATGTCTCACAGACATCAAGAACCTCTTCCTCCCAAACACGTGTCCGTTCTACGCAGCCTTTGGAAACAGAGAAAGT GACGTCTTCGCCTACAAGCAAGTGGGCGTGTCCGAGTGCCGGATATTCACAGTGAATCCCAAAGGAGAGTTAATCCTCGAGAAAGCCAAAGGCAATAAAACATC ttacagtCGGCTGAGTGAGCTGGTGGAACACGTTTTTCCTCTACGGAGCGCGCAGCACAGCGCCACCTTCAGCTGCCCGGAGTTCAGCTCCTTCTGTTTCTGGAGACAGCCCATCGCTGAGGTTTGCTTTGAGGAGCTGCTTTAA
- the LOC131463000 gene encoding uncharacterized protein LOC131463000 produces the protein MKTLITGREKQRRKESVAKSPTEGTEESKKTTRKSKEPEEQKNKAPPPAPPAPPAAAPAETKPSDSEQTEDAKEDLTDKSETHE, from the exons ATGAAAACCCTGATCACTGGGAGGGAGAAGCAGAGAAGGAAGG AATCTGTTGCCAAGTCACCCACTGAGGGAACAGAGGAGAGCAAAAAGACGACGAGGAAGAGTAAGGAGCCGGAGGAGCAGAAAAATaaggctcctcctcctgctcctcctgctcctcctgctgctgctcctgcagaaACAAAACCTTCAGATTCAGAACAAACTGAAGATGCAAAAGAAGATTTGACCGACAAATCAGAAACTCATGAGTAG